In Papaver somniferum cultivar HN1 chromosome 9, ASM357369v1, whole genome shotgun sequence, the genomic stretch ttgtgtttttattatgttagtttgaaggttatggAGAAAATGTCTGAGAGAAGGATACTAGGTCTGGAAACATTAAACACTAAGCTCACTCCTGAATATGAGGTTTTACTAAAGGAAAACATCGacattggtcgtacttggactGTTGTTCAGTCCATGGAAAGATTGTATGAAGTCGGGTCTCCCCGGACTCATTCTGTAGATCTATTGCAGAAAACTTGTACATGTCACAGGTGGCGAGTGAATGGTTTTCCTTGTGCGCATGCTTGTGCTGCCATTCAAGCTAATAGAGAAGACATTTattcatttgttgagccatacttcACCACCGAATGGTACAACGGGACATACCAGGAGATCATCTTTCCAATCCCCAATTATGACAAGCCGTAgtcttatgatcctagtgatagggttATTGTTCCTATTCCTGTTCCTCCACCGGGTAGACGAAGAACACAGCGCTTCAAGAATGCATATGAGAAGCAAAATAGGAAAatgatgtgcacaaagtgcttcacTCTTGGTCACCATAACAGAGCTACCTGCCCCCATGCTTTgaggatttttttctatgtttcATTTGTTCAAAGATTTTGTCTTTTCAATTTGCTTTTGGCGTGGATAATTAGTGCCAggacatgtgtaccattatgtacaccttcctgcAAACTTCTGTTTTTCTTACCTGTCTTTTTACAGGTGTACGACTATGTACACCTTGGTGTACAATGGATGCTTCTAGTCTATTTTTCTCAGTAATATTATATGTTTTCAGATCTGTATATAATTAGTAATTACTTTTGTTATGTTCAATTCTCATGTTTTCAGTTCTACATGCTATACAAATTTTAGtaatatatttttatgttttcaatTTTTATACTTTTGATCAAGTATAAAAATTTGTCAGTACATGTGTACTATTATGTACACCTTCTAAACATTTTCTGTTCTATCAGTAACTGTGCACAATCAAGTACACCTTAATATTTCAAAGCCTGGTGAATGAGATAAGTCATAAACTTGTAACATtaatattgaaactaataaaaatattaatgtaAGGTCTTTTAGTAGTGATAAGTCAAACAAATTgataaaaactgaaatttgaaaagagataagtcataaacaaagtgacactgaaatttaaaaaaattgtctgaagattaaaaatatttagaagaaattcagaaagtgatcttgaatgaagattaaaaaatcttcttcctcttcaatggaTGCTTTCTTGTAGTCTTGCGCCACTGATTATGCTCCTTGTCCTTTGCTATATCCCACACCTTTTCATACCATCCGCCTTTTGTCAACATCTTGGCCACCAATTTTGATCTCATTTGCTGACAAATATCTTCGGCCCTCTGCTGACCTTTTTCCATACCTTTTGTTGTCTTCATACTTCGTTTCATAAAGTAACAAGTATATATTAGACAGTCCGGGTTGATTCCTTGTGAAGGGCATGGCATGATGTTTAATTCGTGCTCTTCTATAGGTGGATGacccttcaatgctctcttcttgtCGAGTTCCACTTGTACCACAATTGCTAGTTGCTTTGCATCATCTTGATATGACTGCTCATTTTCTGAGTGCAACGAGTTATACCATTTCCATTCATTGgcttcaaaatcaaaattcaaaagtgaCCAGTGCAATCCCATCCTCGTTTGATCTGTATAGTGATTGATAGGGATTACAAGAACTTCCAGGTTCTCAGGCATGTCCCGTATGAAATTAACCACAAGCTTTTGCACCTCGCTGGTGACATTATACTTGACATAGTACTGCAATTAATAATTtgttagaaaacaaaattaattaggctcaccttaatcagaaaactaacaagcatgtacactactacagaaaactaacaaatcaaacaTTGCAGGCCTGAAAACATACCGTATATCCATGTATGATATACAGGTGTAcacctatgtacacacctatataaatctaacaatcaagaattagcagaccatgtgtcaatcatagatgcatattggtgtacatctatgtacatagctaaataaatctaacaatcaacaCTTAACAGaccatgtgtcaatcatatatgcaTATTGGTGTATATTAGTGTACACAGCTAAAGAAATCTAAAAACACATAGAACATTCCATGTCAATCAACTATGTACACAATACATATTAAAGTAACTATACATgacatttcttatttgttttgagaaacttacacatgcagtAGGACTCATAATTTCACAGCTCAGGTACTTTTTGCCATCTGGAGGACGCATGCTATCTCTGACAAGTGCTCTTCTACGTCGATGGATGTAGAACTGGAGTACCTCCTGGTCCAGATATTTGTTGAACATCAGTTCACGAAGTACTCTTTCAGCAATCAAAATATCTTCCTTGACTGTTGGATCATTCAGGCTTGTTAGTTGCCAAGCTACAGAGTTGCGGAAACATAAAGGAAATTTTAACATGGTGTACAAATTTGTGCACATAAATTTTTTTATAACATTCAATCATGGTGTTTTGCGAACTTACTCCAGGCTTGCATAGTCAAAGAATTTTTGTACCCTTTTTTTTTCCTATCCTGCTTGCATAGCTTGGTATAGTGGTGATAGACGAACATCTGGCAATGGATTGTGAGGACAATATACATCTCCCTTTATCTTTATTGGCGCAGGATAGCCTGGTTCTTGTCCCTCTTTGATCCCCTTGCCTTTTGGATCTTCTTTTATCACAACTCGTTTGGTTTTACCCTCGGCAGTGAAATCGGGATCTAGCTTTCTTTTTGCATTTCTCTTTTGTGGTGTCTTGGACAACTTGCCAGCGGCTTGTGTCTTCAACATCTCTGCTTCCTTCATCCTCCCTGCTCTTGTCCTCACTAGAGTCGTCTTCTCTTCTTCTACCTCTTGGCTACTAAAAAATTTACTAGGATTTTGTTGAATGAACTGCACTGCTTCTTCAATGATCCTTTCTCGTACATCttcattggataatgatttttGCGACGAATCTTCTTGGATTAATAATGCAAAGCTTGGACAATCGTGGCGAATTAGGGTTGCCATCTTTTCCTTTACTTCAGATGGTGTCGTTctgtaacaacctttttcaagctTTACGAACACAGTTTCAGACAAGTTATCTAGAAGGTCCTCAATTGATGTATAAGTCTCATTCTGTGATTCTTCTCCTTGTGTGAGTAAAATGACTTCTTTAGGATCCAACTGACATATGGCTTCAGCTGCAATTATAGTAGCTTCATCAATTTCAGCTGTTCGAGTGCCATCCATCACATTCCAGTCATCAAGGTTCACTTGGTCTTGTTTATCTTCATTGATTATACTTGTCTTTGGCATTGAAGTactaaaaaatgaaatttttatgagaattttcaatggtgtacagagttttacaccaatgtacaggtatgtacacaaattcagaagaagtcataaaggtgtacatccttgtacacacatactaaaaacaaaaatatatacatatatatatatataagctgaGATCATTTTCTTTATACCTTTGCTTGTTAGCAGCTTCACACCCATCTACTTTGTCAATTTCATCAGTTTGAGCTTCAGCGATTTCAACTTCCTTTGGCAGAAGAGTGCtgaaaaaaatgcaatttttttagaaaatgagaAATCACTAAGGTGTACATCTTGATACACACACATAAGAAATCACTAAGGTGTACATCTTGGTACACATATATAGAAAATGAGAATAAATGCGAGCTACACATATACCTCGGCTTGTTACCAGTTTCAGACTCAACTCCTCGGCTTGTTCCATCCTtgccatcctcttcttcatttgcctcattggtctttggtgaagGAGTGCTAAAAAGATTCAAGTTTTGAGAAAAGGTATTAGCTTTCACACACTGGTGTACGACTATgtacacacataaaaaaaagaaatgacttgCAAATTTAAAAAAACTGATGTTGTACCTTTGCTTTTCAGGAGTTTCAGACGGAACTTCATTCCTTTCAGATTCAGTTCCATGCTCGTCATCACCACCTTTGCTACCCTCTTTGTCATTGTCATGATCATGCGTATCACCACCCTTGCTACCCTCAttgtcattgtcatcaccatcatcatcataattATGATCATGCACATCACCATCTTCATTGTGCTcctccttgtcattgtcatcatcatcatcttccttgtgCTCCTACTCAACCttgtcatcctcctcctcctcctcaatctcATCATCTTCCTTGTGCCCCTCCccatcctcctcatcctcctcaatCTCCTCATCTTCCTTGTGATCCTCCCCATCCTccccatcctcctcctcctcctcctcctcatcctcctcaatctcctcatcctcctcaGTTTCAATCCGTATTTCCTTTGCACATTTAAAGATTTCATTCAAAGTGTTATTACGGAAATCATTAACTTGTCTTTCTGTCAAGTTCATTAGACCAACTTCATTAACTTTTAGTCTTTTCTCTTCAATGAAACTAAAAAGCCTTTCTTGCCTATCCAGAACTTCAGTAATCTCATCATGCAACTCCTTTCTTCGCATATCTGAAATGCGCAAATTTTCCTTCACATCATCTATACTATTTTCTTGTTTCTGCCTCCGGTACTCATCCAAAAGCAATCGCTCTTCATCAGTATAAGCCTTCACCCATCCTGGTTGCAtctgaaaacatgccaaagtatcaacattgatcacaggtgtacaattttttacacatgttgtaagagtgtacattgttgtacacaagacAACTTTCTTAAAATCTATCAACAATGTACAATCCTGTACACCTTCTTAAaggtgtatatcaatgtacatatactattctaagaaagttTTTTGAGATACCTTTTTCAAGCAATCATTCAGTTCTTTCTCGTTTGTATTACTGACATCGCTGATGATCCACCTAAGAAGCCTTGGCACACCTTCCTCATTGCTTGGCTTCATGCTTTTGTTGTGTTCAGCAAACCAATGTTGCATTAACAAATAGGTGAATAGTTAGAAATGTAAGAGAAAGGAACAAACACAATGAACAGAATTATTTAAAATGGTGAATGGATATGTCAGGTGTACAACTGTGTGCACATGTAAACTCACCAACAGATAAAGCACACAACCATTAACTTTAATTGGTGAATCCTGATGTTTCTTAATGCTCGCCATGAGATACTCATGTATATGAACTGGCCAGTAAGTTCTCTTCATCCTATCCAAAGAATCAAAATAGTGTGCAAACTGGTTCTTGCTAATCATACTTCTGTTTGCCTGGGTAAAAAAGACAGCGATACACAAGTACATAGTAAACAACACCACTAAGTCTTCAACATTTCTTTCAATCTCCATTTTCGAC encodes the following:
- the LOC113312274 gene encoding probable serine/threonine-protein kinase kinX, with protein sequence MLKGKKVVSKTSAPTVEDATSTEEEIPSVAVEENQKSISPRTRAKSALKDSTPISSPTPSVVAEEIRKSTRLKRSLEDSTSISVPESSKKSPAKKKSKPSKPSNPPKPPKSSKPSTKKANRSMISKNQFAHYFDSLDRMKRTYWPVHIHEYLMASIKKHQDSPIKVNGCVLYLLMQPGWVKAYTDEERLLLDEYRRQKQENSIDDVKENLRISDMRRKELHDEITEVLDRQERLFSFIEEKRLKVNEVGLMNLTERQEEEEEDGEDGEDHKEDEEIEEDEEDGEGHKEDDEIEEEEEDDKEEHNEDGDVHDHNYDDDGDDNDNEGSKGGDTHDHDNDKEGSKGGDDEHGTESERNEVPSETPEKQSTPSPKTNEANEEEDGKDGTSRGVESETGNKPSTLLPKEVEIAEAQTDEIDKVDGCEAANKQSTSMPKTSIINEDKQDQVNLDDWNVMDGTRTAEIDEATIIAAEAICQLDPKEVILLTQGEESQNETYTSIEDLLDNLSETVFVKLEKGCYRTTPSEVKEKMATLIRHDCPSFALLIQEDSSQKSLSNEDVRERIIEEAVQFIQQNPSKFFSSQEVEEEKTTLVRTRAGRMKEAEMLKTQAAGKLSKTPQKRNAKRKLDPDFTAEGKTKRVVIKEDPKGKGIKEGQEPGYPAPIKIKGDVYCPHNPLPDVRLSPLYQAMQAG